A stretch of the Anaeromyxobacter sp. genome encodes the following:
- the add gene encoding adenosine deaminase encodes MPPAPRPHAPPVTEALVRALPKTDLHCHLDGSVRLATLLSLAEQQGVRLPADTPEGLARAIHMGETCASLEDYLTAFDVTLEVLQTEESLRRVAYELAMDCAEENVRYLEVRYSPVLHTRQGLKPTSIVDAVLDGLRQARREKGIHSNVIICGIRHMDPATSVRLAELAVAYKGKGVVGFDLAGAEEGNPPRHHRAALQLILDNNVNLTIHAGEAFGPESIAQAVHVCGAHRIGHGVRLRENGDLLNYVNDHRIPLELCPSSNVQTGSVTGFAAHPLKFYFDFGLRVTVNTDNRLVTDTTCTKELMVAHREMGFTLDDLCTVVVQGFKSAFLPFREKAEVLAVVNAEIAAVRERFALAAAGQAAQEGRR; translated from the coding sequence ATGCCCCCGGCCCCCCGCCCCCACGCCCCGCCCGTCACCGAGGCGCTGGTGCGGGCCCTGCCCAAGACCGACCTGCACTGCCACCTCGACGGCTCGGTGCGGCTCGCCACGCTCCTCTCGCTGGCCGAGCAGCAGGGGGTGCGCCTCCCCGCCGACACGCCGGAGGGGCTGGCCCGCGCCATCCACATGGGCGAGACCTGCGCCTCGCTGGAGGACTACCTCACCGCCTTCGACGTGACGCTGGAGGTCCTGCAGACCGAGGAGTCCCTGCGGCGGGTGGCCTACGAGCTGGCCATGGACTGCGCCGAGGAGAACGTGCGCTACCTGGAGGTGCGCTACTCGCCGGTGCTGCACACCCGGCAGGGGCTGAAGCCCACCTCCATCGTGGACGCGGTGCTCGACGGTCTGCGCCAGGCCAGGCGCGAGAAGGGGATCCACTCCAACGTCATCATCTGCGGCATCCGCCACATGGACCCCGCCACCTCGGTGCGGCTGGCCGAGCTGGCGGTGGCCTACAAGGGCAAGGGCGTGGTGGGCTTCGACCTGGCCGGCGCCGAGGAGGGCAACCCGCCGCGCCACCACCGCGCCGCGCTGCAGCTGATCCTCGACAACAACGTCAACCTCACCATCCACGCCGGCGAGGCCTTCGGCCCGGAGTCGATCGCCCAGGCGGTGCACGTCTGCGGGGCCCACCGCATCGGCCACGGGGTGCGGCTGCGCGAGAACGGCGACCTGCTCAACTACGTCAACGACCACCGCATCCCGCTGGAGCTGTGCCCCTCCTCCAACGTGCAGACCGGCTCGGTGACCGGCTTCGCGGCCCACCCGCTCAAGTTCTACTTCGACTTCGGGCTGCGGGTGACGGTCAACACCGACAACCGGCTGGTCACCGACACCACCTGCACCAAGGAGCTGATGGTGGCCCACCGCGAGATGGGCTTCACCCTCGACGACCTGTGCACCGTGGTGGTGCAGGGCTTCAAGAGCGCCTTCCTGCCGTTCCGCGAGAAGGCCGAGGTGCTGGCGGTGGTCAACGCCGAGATCGCGGCGGTGCGCGAGCGCTTCGCCCTGGCGGCGGCCGGGCAGGCCGCGCAGGAGGGCCGCCGGTGA
- a CDS encoding PD-(D/E)XK nuclease family protein, protein MGDLQNDFSWSKSRHEKFSECRRAYFYTYYGSWGGWDAPPGSPVRELYVLKKLSSRWQWAGSVVHEAIKQLLDRARAGGEPWPLERVLEQVRRRARAQFATSREKSYWRERSKIDGLVEHEYGEPVKDEEWRRLYEAVIDGSLKALHASPLLGEILATPRERWLTVDQLDSWTFEGTKIWAAVDFAYRDQDGRIHLLDWKTGQEREADHLQVGTYSLYAQQKWGVPPEAVVGGLVYLAQAEGAPAVRVDVKADQATLEACRGEMRASIAAMKATLVDPRRNTADVAAFPQLADREGCRRCPFRRPCGRL, encoded by the coding sequence ATGGGCGACCTCCAGAACGACTTCAGCTGGTCCAAGTCGCGGCACGAGAAGTTCTCCGAGTGCCGCCGGGCCTACTTCTACACGTACTACGGGTCATGGGGCGGCTGGGACGCGCCCCCCGGCTCGCCGGTGCGCGAGCTCTACGTCCTCAAGAAGCTCTCCAGCCGCTGGCAGTGGGCCGGCTCGGTGGTGCACGAGGCGATCAAGCAGCTGCTCGACCGGGCCCGCGCCGGCGGCGAGCCCTGGCCGCTGGAGCGGGTGCTCGAGCAGGTGCGCCGCCGCGCCCGCGCCCAGTTCGCCACCTCGCGGGAGAAGAGCTACTGGCGCGAGCGGTCGAAGATCGACGGCCTGGTGGAGCACGAGTACGGCGAGCCGGTGAAGGACGAGGAGTGGCGGCGGCTCTACGAGGCGGTCATCGACGGCTCGCTCAAGGCCCTGCACGCCTCGCCGCTGCTGGGCGAGATCCTGGCCACCCCGCGGGAGCGCTGGCTCACGGTGGACCAGCTCGACAGCTGGACGTTCGAGGGGACCAAGATCTGGGCGGCGGTGGACTTCGCCTACCGCGACCAGGACGGCCGCATCCACCTGCTCGACTGGAAGACCGGCCAGGAGCGGGAGGCCGACCACCTGCAGGTGGGGACCTACTCGCTCTACGCCCAGCAGAAGTGGGGCGTGCCGCCCGAGGCGGTGGTGGGCGGCCTGGTCTACCTGGCCCAGGCGGAGGGCGCGCCGGCGGTGCGGGTGGACGTGAAGGCCGACCAGGCCACCCTGGAGGCCTGCCGCGGCGAGATGCGGGCCTCCATCGCGGCCATGAAGGCCACCCTGGTGGACCCGCGCCGCAACACCGCCGACGTGGCCGCCTTCCCGCAGCTGGCCGACCGCGAGGGCTGCCGGCGCTGTCCCTTCCGGCGCCCCTGCGGGCGGCTCTAG
- the glgC gene encoding glucose-1-phosphate adenylyltransferase produces the protein MAKLLAMILAGGEGRRLDPLTRDRAKPAVPFGGRYRIIDFVLSNFANSGILKMKVLVQYKSESLNTHVQRAWRLSAFLNEYVEIVPAQMRYGPKWFEGSADAIYQNLNIITDEEPEYTFVFGADNIYRMDVRQMLDYHVDKKADLTVAAIPVPVAEAKDFGIMEVDSDGRMIGFVEKPKSNPKTIPGDPTRCLASMGNYLFTTKELVQEIVNDAGDPKSAHDFGKSIVTGMYARKNVYVYNFMTNEVPGQGAKERGYWRDVGNLEAYFQANMDLVAVDPVFSLYNDQWPIYTLHANAPPAKFVFNNEGEKRVGYATDSLISEGCIISGSHVHHSILSPTVRLNSYTTLSDSIVFEKVSIGRHCRIRNAIIDKHVVIPAGTVIGYDPEADKRRFHVTESGIVVIPKGMRVEPTP, from the coding sequence ATGGCGAAGCTGCTCGCGATGATCCTGGCTGGCGGGGAGGGGCGGCGGCTCGATCCCCTGACGCGCGACCGCGCCAAGCCGGCGGTCCCGTTCGGTGGGCGCTACCGCATCATCGACTTCGTCCTCTCCAACTTCGCCAACTCCGGCATCCTCAAGATGAAGGTGCTGGTGCAGTACAAGTCGGAGTCGCTCAACACCCACGTGCAGCGGGCCTGGCGGCTCAGCGCCTTCCTCAACGAGTACGTGGAGATCGTGCCGGCGCAGATGCGCTACGGGCCCAAGTGGTTCGAGGGCTCCGCCGACGCCATCTACCAGAACCTCAACATCATCACCGACGAGGAGCCCGAGTACACCTTCGTCTTCGGGGCGGACAACATCTACCGCATGGACGTGCGGCAGATGCTCGACTACCACGTCGACAAGAAGGCCGACCTGACCGTGGCGGCCATCCCGGTGCCGGTGGCGGAGGCCAAGGACTTCGGCATCATGGAGGTGGACTCGGACGGCCGGATGATCGGCTTCGTCGAGAAGCCCAAGTCGAACCCCAAGACCATCCCCGGCGACCCGACCCGCTGCCTGGCCTCGATGGGCAACTACCTGTTCACCACCAAGGAGCTGGTGCAGGAGATCGTCAACGACGCCGGCGACCCCAAGAGCGCCCACGACTTCGGCAAGTCGATCGTCACCGGGATGTACGCGCGCAAGAACGTCTACGTCTACAACTTCATGACCAACGAGGTGCCCGGCCAGGGGGCCAAGGAGCGCGGCTACTGGCGCGACGTGGGGAACCTGGAGGCCTACTTCCAGGCCAACATGGACCTGGTGGCGGTGGACCCGGTCTTCTCCCTCTACAACGACCAGTGGCCCATCTACACGCTGCACGCCAACGCCCCGCCGGCCAAGTTCGTCTTCAACAACGAGGGGGAGAAGCGGGTGGGCTACGCCACCGACTCGCTCATCTCCGAGGGCTGCATCATCTCCGGCAGCCACGTGCACCACTCCATCCTGTCGCCCACGGTGCGCCTCAACAGCTACACCACGCTCTCCGACTCGATCGTCTTCGAGAAGGTCTCCATCGGCCGCCACTGCCGCATCCGCAACGCCATCATCGACAAGCACGTGGTGATCCCGGCCGGCACGGTCATCGGCTACGACCCCGAGGCCGACAAGCGGCGCTTCCACGTCACCGAGAGCGGCATCGTGGTCATCCCCAAGGGGATGCGGGTCGAGCCGACGCCGTAG
- a CDS encoding methylated-DNA--[protein]-cysteine S-methyltransferase, which produces MGIAFGERGPVQPVASALARGHLEAGRRALADYFAGRPPQLPALDLKGTEFQRLVWRALLGIPWGEVRTYGELAAGLGRPGASRAVGAANGRNPVAILVPCHRVVAAGGRLGGYSGGLQLKRDLLAHEAAHGPVLRRA; this is translated from the coding sequence ATGGGCATCGCCTTCGGCGAGCGCGGGCCGGTGCAGCCGGTGGCCTCGGCGCTGGCCCGCGGCCACCTCGAGGCCGGCCGGCGCGCCCTGGCCGACTACTTCGCCGGGCGGCCGCCCCAGCTGCCGGCCCTGGACCTGAAGGGCACCGAGTTCCAGCGGCTGGTCTGGCGGGCGCTCCTGGGCATCCCGTGGGGCGAGGTGCGCACCTACGGCGAGCTGGCCGCCGGCCTGGGGCGCCCGGGGGCCTCCCGCGCGGTGGGCGCGGCCAACGGGCGCAACCCGGTGGCCATCCTGGTGCCCTGCCACCGGGTGGTGGCGGCCGGGGGCCGGCTGGGCGGCTACTCCGGGGGGCTGCAGCTGAAGCGGGACCTGCTGGCCCACGAGGCGGCGCACGGGCCGGTGCTGCGCCGCGCCTGA
- a CDS encoding SRPBCC family protein: protein MADDDLELVSSVLLDAPQERVFEAYADPARLARWWGPAGFSSTFHEFDFRPGGRWRFDLHGPDGATYPNESVFVEIVRPERIVLDHLGGHRFRMTITLTARGRQTELVWRLRHEAAAQAAQARPYVLAGNEENFDRLGRLLFQEEEARRG, encoded by the coding sequence GTGGCCGACGACGACCTGGAGCTGGTGAGCAGCGTCCTCCTCGACGCCCCGCAGGAGCGCGTCTTCGAGGCCTACGCCGACCCGGCCCGGCTGGCCCGCTGGTGGGGGCCGGCCGGCTTCAGCAGCACCTTCCACGAGTTCGACTTCCGCCCAGGCGGGCGCTGGCGCTTCGACCTGCACGGCCCCGACGGCGCCACCTACCCGAACGAGAGCGTCTTCGTCGAGATCGTGCGGCCGGAGCGGATCGTCCTCGACCACCTCGGTGGCCACCGGTTCCGCATGACCATCACCCTGACGGCCCGCGGCCGGCAGACCGAGCTGGTCTGGCGCCTGCGCCACGAGGCGGCGGCCCAGGCCGCCCAGGCGCGGCCCTACGTCCTGGCCGGCAACGAGGAGAACTTCGACCGGCTGGGGCGCCTGCTCTTCCAGGAGGAGGAGGCGCGGCGGGGCTGA
- a CDS encoding sigma-54-dependent Fis family transcriptional regulator: MVIDDLDSARAMMKRTLARSYQVFDFAAVAEALPAVERAEFDCIVTDLRMPGIDGLTGLRRFKEKVPGIPVILVTAFATVETAVEAMKAGAFDYLKKPFEPEELEIVVGRAVEHARLVRDNQRLRAQLSGASGAHGIVGRSQAMKDVTSILARIAPSDVPILIEGESGTGKDLLARAAHAMSSRAAGPYVALNMSAIPENLAEAELFGHEKGAFTGADQAREGFFAEAEGGTLFLDELGLLPPALQPKLLRVLQDGEYIPVGSRKPRKASVRVIGATNEDLGQLVKAGKFREDLWFRLRVVPVRLPPLRERREDIPALIEHFVQKHALRLNRQPLQPDAAALRALLDHAWPGNIRELEHAVERGLLLAQGEAITLADLPPELTPPAGGEAAGGEGRYQREREAWERGWLQALLREVDGNVTRAAELAGLNRSTVYDKLKRYGLVEKDQRG, from the coding sequence ATGGTGATCGACGACCTCGACTCGGCCCGCGCCATGATGAAGCGGACCCTGGCGCGGTCCTACCAGGTCTTCGACTTCGCGGCGGTGGCCGAGGCGCTGCCGGCGGTGGAGCGGGCCGAGTTCGACTGCATCGTCACCGACCTGCGCATGCCCGGCATCGACGGCCTGACCGGGCTGCGGCGCTTCAAGGAGAAGGTGCCGGGCATCCCGGTCATCCTGGTGACCGCCTTCGCCACCGTGGAGACCGCGGTGGAGGCCATGAAGGCCGGGGCCTTCGACTACCTGAAGAAGCCCTTCGAGCCGGAGGAGCTGGAGATCGTGGTGGGGCGGGCGGTGGAGCACGCCCGGCTGGTGCGCGACAACCAGCGGCTGCGGGCCCAGCTCTCCGGGGCCAGCGGCGCCCACGGCATCGTGGGCCGCTCGCAGGCCATGAAGGACGTCACCTCCATCCTGGCGCGCATCGCCCCCTCCGACGTGCCCATCCTCATCGAGGGGGAGAGCGGCACCGGCAAGGACCTGCTGGCGCGGGCGGCCCACGCCATGTCCTCCCGGGCCGCCGGGCCCTACGTGGCGCTCAACATGAGCGCCATCCCGGAGAACCTGGCCGAGGCCGAGCTCTTCGGCCACGAGAAGGGGGCCTTCACCGGCGCCGACCAGGCGCGCGAGGGGTTCTTCGCCGAGGCCGAGGGCGGCACCCTCTTCCTCGACGAGCTCGGCCTGCTGCCGCCGGCGCTGCAGCCCAAGCTGCTCCGGGTGCTGCAGGACGGCGAGTACATCCCGGTGGGCAGCCGCAAGCCGCGCAAGGCCAGCGTGCGGGTCATCGGCGCCACCAACGAGGACCTGGGGCAGCTGGTCAAGGCCGGCAAGTTCCGCGAGGACCTGTGGTTCCGCCTGCGGGTGGTGCCGGTGCGCCTGCCGCCGCTGCGCGAGCGGCGCGAGGACATCCCGGCGCTCATCGAGCACTTCGTGCAGAAGCACGCGCTGCGCCTCAACCGGCAGCCGCTGCAGCCGGACGCGGCCGCCCTGCGGGCGCTCCTGGACCACGCCTGGCCCGGCAACATCCGCGAGCTGGAGCACGCCGTGGAGCGCGGGCTCCTGCTGGCGCAGGGCGAGGCCATCACCCTGGCCGACCTGCCGCCCGAGCTGACCCCGCCGGCCGGCGGCGAGGCGGCGGGCGGCGAGGGGCGGTACCAGCGCGAGCGGGAGGCCTGGGAGCGGGGCTGGCTCCAGGCCCTGCTGCGCGAGGTGGACGGCAACGTCACCCGCGCGGCCGAGCTGGCCGGGCTCAACCGATCCACGGTGTACGACAAGCTGAAGCGGTACGGGCTGGTGGAGAAGGACCAGAGGGGGTGA
- a CDS encoding GNAT family N-acetyltransferase, with the protein MRAATRAEAAAYPAGLAEAWGALPALYHRWAVTAGGETRVLAEVAGRVVAFAGWRGREVTALFVHPRARGLGLGARLLRRAEVGAARAAPGRALVVIAALGAAPFYLARGWRDAGPAASPLPGGRSLPARRLRTGPARPASRPARRARRAAPTSP; encoded by the coding sequence ATGCGCGCCGCCACCCGCGCCGAGGCCGCCGCCTACCCGGCCGGCCTGGCCGAGGCCTGGGGCGCCCTGCCGGCGCTCTACCACCGGTGGGCGGTGACGGCCGGCGGCGAGACCCGGGTGCTGGCCGAGGTGGCGGGCCGGGTGGTGGCCTTCGCCGGCTGGCGCGGGCGCGAGGTGACGGCGCTCTTCGTCCACCCGCGGGCCCGCGGCCTCGGGCTGGGCGCCCGGCTGCTGCGGCGGGCCGAGGTCGGCGCGGCGCGGGCCGCGCCGGGGCGCGCCCTGGTGGTGATCGCCGCGCTCGGGGCGGCGCCCTTCTACCTGGCGCGGGGCTGGCGCGACGCCGGCCCGGCCGCGTCCCCGCTGCCGGGCGGCCGGTCGCTGCCGGCGCGGCGGCTCCGCACCGGCCCGGCGCGCCCGGCCTCCCGCCCCGCGCGGCGGGCCCGGCGGGCGGCGCCTACTTCCCCTTGA
- the scpB gene encoding methylmalonyl-CoA decarboxylase, translating into MSLILVSLNDGVGTITFNHGEKRNALSNPLLHEMADALDQLVEMKARVVVIRALPGSKVWSAGFDVDELPVPGRDPLSYYDPLEVLIRKIQTMPSPVIAMIEGTVWGGACDLSFICDLAVGCDTATFAMTPAKLGVPYNISGILHFINLVGPRIAREMFFTAQPIDAHRALEVGILNHLVPLAELEPHTYALAKQIAGNSPLSIAVIKEQLRILGNSYPLQPETFERVQGLRRKAYDSQDYIEGRKAFQEKRKPVFKGK; encoded by the coding sequence ATGTCACTCATCCTGGTCTCCCTGAACGACGGCGTCGGCACCATCACCTTCAACCACGGCGAGAAGCGCAACGCGCTCTCCAACCCGCTGCTGCACGAGATGGCCGACGCGCTCGACCAGCTGGTGGAGATGAAGGCGCGGGTGGTGGTCATCCGCGCCCTGCCGGGCAGCAAGGTCTGGAGCGCCGGCTTCGACGTGGACGAGCTGCCGGTGCCGGGGCGCGATCCCCTGAGCTACTACGACCCGCTCGAGGTGCTGATCCGGAAGATCCAGACCATGCCCTCGCCGGTCATCGCCATGATCGAGGGGACGGTCTGGGGCGGCGCCTGCGACCTCAGCTTCATCTGCGACCTGGCCGTCGGCTGCGACACCGCCACCTTCGCCATGACGCCCGCCAAGCTGGGCGTGCCCTACAACATCAGCGGCATCCTGCACTTCATCAACCTGGTGGGGCCGCGCATCGCGCGCGAGATGTTCTTCACCGCCCAGCCCATCGACGCCCACCGGGCGCTGGAGGTGGGCATCCTCAACCACCTGGTGCCGCTGGCCGAGCTCGAGCCCCACACCTACGCGCTGGCCAAGCAGATCGCCGGCAACTCGCCGCTCTCCATCGCGGTCATCAAGGAGCAGCTGCGCATCCTCGGCAACAGCTACCCGCTCCAGCCGGAGACCTTCGAGCGCGTCCAGGGGCTGCGCCGCAAGGCCTACGACAGCCAGGACTACATCGAGGGGCGCAAGGCCTTCCAGGAGAAGCGCAAGCCGGTCTTCAAGGGGAAGTAG
- a CDS encoding carbohydrate binding family 9 domain-containing protein, which produces MPTLALAALLAATLTGGAPGDPVRAARLEGALTLDGRLEEQAWHAAPAFDGFVQLSPQQGAAPSERTAVRVLYDDRNLYVGVLCQDARPGEVSRPLGRRDNAPRSDRVAVYLDSNRDRRTAYAFELNAAGVQTDVLLHGDDLENLEWDAVWDGATAATADGWSAEFVLPLSIFRFSATPEQVWGLAVKRVLRSAEELVSIPLRRGDRGVVARFAELTGLSGLRPVQELSVAPYLATRVTTRPRYDDDTRPRPRLTDPSADLGVDLRASLGRGLSLQASLNPDFGQVEADQLVQNLSNYELFFPEKRPFFTQGLDLFQGPAPHNQPSPQQLFYSRRVGLDAPILAAAKLTGRVTDQLQVGLVEAVVTGAGAPAGSTEDHPVRGYRFSPRQPLHFGPAGSLPSPAPASRNFAAAVARWHPSATATFGLFAASAALLGADCTTLQANSSGDRPGACDVLAGDALALDFNLRSTDSEWFLRGQLTGSRYAGGEWSAQEDPVTGDPLALEPLRRLADGTALRRGELGGGAFLAFGRNGGEPWRFDVDLEWESPTLELNAVGYQRTQNELRLRPIARYVRPTGGGPFHEHLQGVGADLRATADAARRRGLTFFYFNELVLRSLHSLGCEVDLDLEGDDVREIEGSGVAFGRAGSWSGNCWVNTSKSRPYFLELWGGGGRTLPLAPLRTVDFWFAGALVSARPHPGVETRFAVGYERNAWPARWVETTAAGDELFAELTAPLLTFTLRQQFLMTPRLTLQVYAQLFVTNGQYGPYYTGRAGPGGRIASASLAPATDPTLDPAYAAPDFHETALNLSAVLRWEWRLGSTLYLVYSRAAAEPGLSAGEVPAADLRPRGLGSGPTTDTFLLKWSWYWSA; this is translated from the coding sequence ATGCCCACGCTGGCCCTCGCGGCCCTCCTCGCAGCCACGCTGACCGGCGGCGCCCCGGGCGACCCGGTGCGCGCCGCCCGCCTGGAGGGCGCCCTCACGCTCGACGGCCGGCTGGAGGAGCAGGCCTGGCACGCCGCGCCCGCCTTCGACGGCTTCGTCCAGCTCTCGCCGCAGCAGGGGGCCGCCCCGTCGGAGCGGACCGCGGTGCGGGTGCTGTACGACGACCGGAACCTCTACGTCGGCGTCCTCTGCCAGGACGCCCGGCCGGGCGAGGTCTCCCGCCCGCTGGGGCGCCGGGACAACGCCCCGCGCTCCGACCGGGTGGCGGTCTACCTCGACTCCAACCGGGACCGGCGCACCGCCTACGCCTTCGAGCTCAACGCCGCCGGCGTGCAGACCGACGTGCTGCTGCACGGCGACGACCTGGAGAACCTGGAGTGGGACGCGGTGTGGGACGGCGCCACCGCCGCCACGGCCGACGGCTGGTCGGCCGAGTTCGTGCTGCCGCTCTCCATCTTCCGCTTCTCGGCGACGCCCGAGCAGGTCTGGGGCCTCGCGGTGAAGCGGGTGCTGCGCTCGGCCGAGGAGCTGGTCTCCATCCCGCTCAGGCGCGGCGACCGCGGGGTGGTGGCCCGCTTCGCCGAGCTCACCGGCCTCTCCGGCCTGAGGCCGGTGCAGGAGCTCTCGGTGGCCCCCTACCTGGCCACCCGGGTCACCACCCGCCCCAGGTACGACGACGACACCCGCCCCCGGCCGCGCCTCACCGACCCCTCGGCCGACCTGGGCGTGGACCTGCGGGCCTCGCTGGGGCGCGGGCTCTCGCTGCAGGCCAGCCTGAACCCGGACTTCGGCCAGGTGGAGGCCGACCAGCTGGTGCAGAACCTGTCCAACTACGAGCTCTTCTTTCCGGAGAAGCGCCCCTTCTTCACCCAGGGGCTGGACCTCTTCCAGGGGCCGGCGCCGCACAACCAGCCGTCGCCGCAGCAGCTCTTTTACTCCCGACGCGTCGGCCTCGACGCCCCCATCCTGGCCGCCGCCAAGCTGACCGGCCGGGTCACCGACCAGCTGCAGGTGGGGCTGGTGGAGGCGGTGGTGACCGGCGCCGGGGCCCCGGCCGGGTCCACCGAGGACCACCCGGTGCGGGGCTACCGCTTCTCGCCGCGGCAGCCGCTCCACTTCGGGCCGGCCGGGTCGCTCCCGTCGCCGGCGCCGGCCAGCCGCAACTTCGCGGCGGCGGTGGCCCGCTGGCACCCGAGCGCCACCGCCACCTTCGGCCTCTTCGCCGCCAGCGCCGCCCTGCTGGGGGCGGACTGCACCACCCTCCAGGCCAACTCCTCCGGCGACCGGCCGGGCGCGTGCGATGTGCTGGCCGGCGACGCCCTGGCGCTCGACTTCAACCTGCGCTCGACCGACTCGGAGTGGTTCCTGCGCGGCCAGCTGACCGGCTCGCGCTACGCCGGCGGCGAGTGGTCGGCGCAGGAGGACCCGGTCACCGGCGATCCGCTGGCGCTCGAGCCCCTGCGCCGCCTGGCCGACGGCACGGCGCTGCGGCGCGGCGAGCTGGGCGGCGGCGCGTTCCTGGCCTTCGGCCGCAACGGCGGCGAGCCCTGGCGCTTCGACGTGGACCTGGAGTGGGAGTCGCCCACCCTGGAGCTGAACGCGGTGGGCTACCAGCGGACCCAGAACGAGCTGCGGCTGCGCCCCATCGCGCGCTACGTGCGGCCCACCGGCGGCGGCCCGTTCCACGAGCACCTGCAGGGGGTGGGGGCCGACCTGCGCGCCACGGCCGACGCGGCCCGGCGTCGCGGCCTGACCTTCTTCTACTTCAACGAGCTGGTGCTGCGGAGCCTGCACTCCCTCGGCTGCGAGGTGGACCTGGACCTCGAGGGGGACGACGTCCGCGAGATCGAGGGCAGCGGCGTGGCCTTCGGCCGCGCCGGCTCCTGGAGCGGGAACTGCTGGGTGAACACCTCCAAGTCCCGCCCCTACTTCCTGGAGCTGTGGGGCGGCGGCGGGCGCACCCTGCCCCTGGCGCCGCTGCGGACGGTCGACTTCTGGTTCGCCGGGGCCCTGGTCTCGGCCCGCCCCCACCCTGGCGTCGAGACCCGCTTCGCGGTCGGCTACGAGCGCAACGCCTGGCCGGCCCGCTGGGTGGAGACCACCGCGGCCGGGGACGAGCTGTTCGCCGAGCTGACCGCCCCGCTGCTCACCTTCACGCTGCGGCAGCAGTTCCTCATGACCCCGCGGCTCACCCTGCAGGTCTACGCCCAGCTCTTCGTGACCAACGGACAGTACGGGCCCTACTACACCGGGCGGGCCGGGCCGGGCGGCCGGATCGCCTCCGCCTCCCTGGCGCCCGCCACCGACCCGACGCTCGACCCGGCCTACGCGGCGCCCGACTTCCACGAGACCGCGCTCAACCTCTCGGCGGTGCTGCGCTGGGAGTGGCGGCTCGGCTCCACGCTCTACCTGGTCTACTCGCGGGCCGCCGCCGAGCCGGGGCTGTCGGCCGGCGAGGTGCCGGCCGCCGACCTCCGGCCGCGCGGCCTGGGCAGCGGGCCCACCACCGACACCTTCCTGCTCAAGTGGAGCTGGTACTGGTCGGCCTGA